The DNA sequence AGCGCCTAAAATTAGGCTGTTTTATTTATGTAATTTGTTGCTAGCTATAGGATATTTTTCCTTTTTTCGCTTTTTGCCTGTATTTTTAGAAAGACAGTTTCATTTTTCTCCAGCTATTTTGTCTTATGAAATGGTTTATACTTCTTTTTCTTTAATGCTAGGGGTTCTTTTTTTGATTCCTTGGCTTTCTCGTCGTTTGAAACCTATTCAAGTGCTTTGTCTATTTTCCTTTTTTTTAGCTTTAAGTTTTGTAGCTGTTGTTTTACCAACAAATGTATATGCTTTGTTTCTTACCATTCCTTTAGTGGGCTTATGTTTGGGAGTTGTCATTACTCACGGTTCTTTGTTGATTTCTAATACAGCAGAAAGTCATATACAAGGACAGGCTTTGGGGGTATTAACCTCTGTACAAACCCTAGCAGAAATTATAACTGGGATCTTTGGAAGTATCTTAGCAGTGGGTATTTTTACTATGCCGATTTATATAGGTGCTGCGATGGTATTTTTGTGTGGGAGCTTATTATGGCTGCAAATGAAAAGAGGGGCAAAATGTTAGCAGGATCTATTGTTGCTTTAGTTACCCCATTTACGCAAGAAGGAGCTGTTGATCATTTAGCTCTAAGCGCTTTAATTAAGTGGCATATGGAACAAGGCTCTCAAGGAATTGTTCTATGTGGTTCTACAGGAGAAGGTACAAACTTATCTTTACAAGAGAAGTTACACATTTTCAAGCAAGGGGTTCAGATTGCAAATGGGCGTATTCCTATCATTGCAGGAACAGGAACGAGCAATACGTCTACTACAGTGGAACTTACTCAAGCAGCTAAAGATATTGGTGTTGATGCTTGTCTTGTGGTTTTACCTTACTATATCAAGCCCAGCATTCAAGGCTGTATTGCTCATTATAAAGAAGTATGTTCTGTGAAAATTCCCATTTTTATTTACCATCACCCAGGAAGAACAGGCATTAAGCTTCCTATAGAGACCTTAGCAGAGATTGCAAAAGATCCTTATGTATGTGGAATTAAAGAGAGTACAGCGGATATTGAGTATGCGGTCAGGCTGTCCCAAGAAATAAAGAAGCCTCTTTTTTGCGGTGATGATCATTTGGTAGTTCCTTTGATGGCACTAAAATTTAAAGGATGCATCT is a window from the Candidatus Rhabdochlamydia porcellionis genome containing:
- the dapA gene encoding 4-hydroxy-tetrahydrodipicolinate synthase, translated to MLAGSIVALVTPFTQEGAVDHLALSALIKWHMEQGSQGIVLCGSTGEGTNLSLQEKLHIFKQGVQIANGRIPIIAGTGTSNTSTTVELTQAAKDIGVDACLVVLPYYIKPSIQGCIAHYKEVCSVKIPIFIYHHPGRTGIKLPIETLAEIAKDPYVCGIKESTADIEYAVRLSQEIKKPLFCGDDHLVVPLMALKFKGCISVIANLIPKKWQQLLYLLSNQSFEEAGKLYEKYHSLCASLFLESNPQCVKYALSQMGYCLPHLRLPLMQPSIAVKERIRKEMQALCLSSDLDLSGVSG